From Candidatus Paceibacterota bacterium:
CTGTTGCTCATAGCTTGAACGCCTATGCGCGCATAATAGAATTTTTACCGGATTAGTTTTTATATAAAAAGATTTGACAATTTTTTTTGATTTGTTATTATACCTATACCTATGGTACAGGTATAAATAAAATATTATGACAAACCAAAAGAAAAAGACATTAATTAACATTAAAAAAGCGGAAAGTTTAACGGCAAAAATAATTAAGATGTTTGAAAAAGATCAATACTGCATTGATATTATGCAGCAGAATTTGGCTGTTATAGGCCTTTTAAAATCAGCCAATAAAATGCTTATGGAAAATCATCTTAATACCTGCTTTAAGGTTGCAATGGAAGCGAAAAACGAAAAGAAAAAGCAGGAAATGATTGAAGAAATTTTAAAGGTCATAGTAATGTTTAATAGATAAAATTAATTAATTTTTTAAAAATATGA
This genomic window contains:
- a CDS encoding metal-sensing transcriptional repressor, whose product is MTNQKKKTLINIKKAESLTAKIIKMFEKDQYCIDIMQQNLAVIGLLKSANKMLMENHLNTCFKVAMEAKNEKKKQEMIEEILKVIVMFNR